In one Acidimicrobiales bacterium genomic region, the following are encoded:
- a CDS encoding SDR family oxidoreductase — MLGTVQEKSYEREEGAGMAGVCEGRIVVITGAGRGIGRCHALEYARQGATVVVNDLGAEVDGSGGSTGPAGEVVEEIRGMGGEAVANGDDVSDWEGAQRLINTAIESFGGLDVLVNNAGILRDRMLVNMTIDEWDAVIKVHLRGTFAPTKWAAAYWRERSKAGETNDARVINTTSPSGIYGNVGQANYGAAKAGIASFSVITAMELGRYGVTVNAIAPAALTRMTENLGMGARAAERKPEEFDAMAPENISPLVVWLGSTESAEITGRVFNVVGGRISVAEGWAAGPTADKADRWDVAELGGIIPDLVAKAAKNANMQGRRD; from the coding sequence ATGCTCGGCACAGTCCAGGAGAAGTCCTACGAGCGCGAAGAGGGGGCCGGGATGGCCGGAGTGTGTGAGGGTCGGATCGTCGTGATCACGGGGGCCGGGCGCGGGATCGGCCGCTGCCACGCCCTGGAGTACGCCCGCCAGGGCGCCACGGTGGTCGTCAACGACCTCGGTGCCGAGGTCGACGGCAGCGGCGGCTCCACGGGCCCCGCCGGCGAGGTGGTCGAGGAGATCCGCGGCATGGGTGGCGAGGCCGTGGCCAACGGTGACGACGTCTCCGACTGGGAGGGCGCCCAGCGCCTCATCAACACCGCCATCGAGTCCTTCGGCGGCCTCGACGTGCTCGTGAACAACGCCGGGATCCTGCGCGACCGCATGCTCGTCAACATGACGATCGATGAGTGGGACGCCGTGATCAAGGTCCACCTCCGGGGCACCTTCGCCCCCACCAAGTGGGCGGCCGCCTACTGGCGGGAGCGCTCCAAGGCCGGCGAGACCAACGACGCCCGCGTCATCAACACCACCTCGCCCTCGGGCATCTACGGCAACGTGGGCCAGGCCAACTACGGCGCCGCCAAGGCCGGCATCGCCAGCTTCAGCGTGATCACCGCCATGGAGCTCGGCCGCTACGGCGTCACCGTCAACGCCATCGCACCGGCGGCCCTCACCCGCATGACCGAGAACCTCGGGATGGGCGCCCGGGCTGCCGAGCGCAAGCCGGAGGAGTTCGACGCCATGGCCCCCGAGAACATCTCGCCGTTGGTCGTCTGGCTCGGCTCCACGGAGTCGGCGGAGATCACGGGCCGGGTGTTCAACGTCGTCGGCGGCCGCATCAGCGTCGCCGAGGGCTGGGCCGCCGGACCCACCGCCGACAAGGCCGACCGCTGGGACGTCGCCGAGCTCGGCGGCATCATCCCCGACCTCGTGGCCAAAGCA